One segment of Yersinia kristensenii DNA contains the following:
- a CDS encoding amino acid ABC transporter permease, translating into MMFTDWDIIRNLLLAARWTLLLSLTAFLGGTLVTLPLMLMRLSRWRWMAGFVRGYTELFQGTPLLMQLFLAFFGLALLGIDVSPWVAAALALTLFTSAFLVDIWCGSIDALPKSQWEASRCLGLSFSQTLCRVIAPQAMRIAIAPTVGFSVQVIKGTALASIIGFVELTKAGTMLNNVTYQPFKVFGLVALGYFLLCYPLSRYSHYLERKFHAADHH; encoded by the coding sequence ATGATGTTTACTGACTGGGATATCATCCGCAATCTGTTACTGGCGGCCCGCTGGACTCTATTACTGTCATTGACTGCCTTTCTCGGCGGCACTTTGGTGACCTTGCCACTGATGCTGATGCGCTTGAGTCGTTGGCGCTGGATGGCCGGTTTTGTCCGTGGTTATACCGAACTCTTCCAGGGCACCCCGCTGCTGATGCAACTGTTTTTGGCATTCTTCGGTTTGGCATTGCTGGGCATTGATGTCAGCCCGTGGGTGGCGGCTGCCTTGGCGTTAACTCTGTTTACCAGTGCCTTTTTGGTGGATATCTGGTGCGGCAGTATTGATGCTTTGCCGAAAAGCCAGTGGGAAGCTTCGCGCTGTTTGGGGCTGAGTTTTAGCCAAACCTTATGCCGCGTGATCGCCCCGCAGGCGATGCGCATTGCCATTGCGCCCACGGTGGGGTTTTCCGTGCAAGTTATCAAAGGGACGGCGCTGGCCTCCATCATCGGTTTTGTTGAGCTGACCAAGGCGGGCACCATGCTCAATAATGTGACTTATCAGCCATTTAAAGTCTTTGGTCTGGTGGCGCTGGGCTATTTTCTGCTGTGTTACCCGCTGTCGCGTTACAGCCATTATCTGGAGAGAAAATTCCATGCCGCTGATCACCATTAA